The Christiangramia flava JLT2011 genome has a segment encoding these proteins:
- a CDS encoding DUF5686 and carboxypeptidase-like regulatory domain-containing protein: MNKQAVLYSIFLLFGFIAFSQTKVGGVVKDSSGETVPFANVVFKNSSEGTTSNENGEFYLQSSSSYDTITISFIGYATRDVALQKAVNMNLEIILQEEASSLDEVVIYRGKTPKKGNPAIEILKKVWANRRKNGVYAFDQYAYRKYEKLEFDLNTIDSSVINNRIFNGMEFIFDYADTNRVTGKTYLPMFINESLNEVYGDNTINEKKEVLLGNKNSGFNQNRNLIDFVKGFYDDYDIYKNYIKFYDKSFVSPVSTNGIDTYNYVLADSAYIQEKWCYKIVYYPRRKNELTFSGDFWVNDTTWAVKQINMETSPSANINWVKQVYIEQEYDVLNDSIFLINRDFFQADFGLNKKKDSRGVYSKRTILYNDYQFNKKKPASFYQQEVYNPQNQAYDRSDEFWAQNRMEELNKDEKGIYTMLDTLTKTKAFNRLYDIATIAQSGYVEMNGWDYGPIYSTFGFNDVEGMRLRFGGRTYFGQNDLWRIEGYGAYGFKDDKLKYGISGKVLLDPKSRLIISGGNRRDVEQLGTNLTNSTDVLGRSLASSSLINVGANDKLSSINLSVFAISMEPLKNFTLRVGSSYREIKPASPGFSLAYYTDASRTRTDSIINQSEISTILTFTPGRKTSGYGVERQIVNDEEFPTIFLSYSLGVKEILNSDFDYKKLQLFYNQPLLIGGLGRSNLSIEAGKTFGDIPLGLLSVVPGNQTYFAMYNTFPTLNYYEFVTDSYAAAHFDHNFNGRFFSRIPLLRKLNLRELVGFRAVWGDISEGSREIDASGLPLRVPNQDPFYEYSVGIGNIFKILRIDAHFRGNYFDVPDARSFAITADFGFHF, encoded by the coding sequence ATGAACAAACAAGCAGTTCTCTATAGCATTTTCCTACTCTTTGGTTTTATCGCTTTTTCCCAGACAAAGGTTGGGGGAGTGGTCAAAGATTCCAGCGGGGAAACCGTCCCATTCGCTAATGTGGTTTTTAAGAATTCTTCGGAAGGAACCACGAGTAACGAAAATGGCGAATTTTACCTCCAGTCTTCCAGTTCTTATGATACCATCACCATTTCCTTTATAGGATATGCTACTCGGGATGTGGCGCTTCAGAAGGCGGTTAATATGAACCTGGAAATCATCCTTCAGGAGGAAGCTTCATCACTTGACGAAGTGGTGATCTACCGCGGAAAAACACCGAAAAAGGGTAACCCGGCAATCGAAATTCTGAAAAAAGTATGGGCCAATCGGCGTAAAAACGGGGTGTATGCTTTTGATCAGTACGCTTACCGAAAATATGAAAAACTGGAATTCGACCTGAATACCATTGATAGTTCCGTCATTAATAACAGGATTTTTAACGGGATGGAATTTATTTTCGATTATGCCGATACCAACCGGGTTACCGGTAAAACCTATCTGCCCATGTTCATTAATGAATCCCTGAACGAGGTCTATGGAGATAATACGATCAATGAGAAAAAAGAAGTCTTACTGGGGAATAAGAATTCCGGTTTCAACCAGAATAGAAACCTGATCGATTTCGTGAAAGGCTTTTATGATGACTATGATATTTATAAGAATTACATCAAATTTTATGATAAGAGTTTTGTAAGCCCGGTTTCCACCAACGGGATCGACACCTATAATTATGTCCTGGCAGATAGTGCCTATATTCAGGAGAAATGGTGTTACAAGATTGTGTACTATCCACGCCGAAAAAATGAACTCACTTTTAGCGGAGATTTTTGGGTGAACGATACGACCTGGGCGGTGAAGCAGATCAATATGGAAACCAGCCCGAGCGCCAATATTAACTGGGTGAAGCAGGTGTACATCGAGCAGGAATATGATGTTTTAAATGACTCTATCTTCCTGATCAATCGGGACTTTTTTCAGGCAGATTTTGGGTTGAACAAGAAAAAAGATTCTCGGGGCGTCTATTCTAAGCGTACCATACTCTACAACGATTACCAGTTCAATAAAAAGAAACCGGCATCATTTTACCAACAGGAAGTTTATAATCCGCAGAACCAGGCCTATGACCGCAGTGATGAATTCTGGGCTCAGAACAGGATGGAGGAGCTGAATAAGGATGAGAAAGGGATCTATACCATGTTGGATACGCTAACTAAAACAAAGGCTTTCAACAGGCTGTATGATATCGCGACCATTGCACAATCTGGTTATGTGGAAATGAACGGATGGGATTATGGCCCAATTTACAGTACTTTCGGTTTCAACGATGTGGAAGGAATGCGGTTGAGGTTTGGAGGCCGAACCTATTTCGGTCAGAATGACCTTTGGCGAATCGAAGGTTATGGAGCCTATGGTTTTAAAGATGATAAGCTGAAGTATGGAATTTCAGGAAAAGTACTGCTCGATCCAAAGTCCAGGCTGATCATTTCCGGGGGGAACCGAAGGGATGTGGAGCAACTTGGTACGAATTTGACCAATTCAACCGATGTTCTTGGTCGAAGCCTCGCTTCTTCGTCCCTCATCAATGTAGGCGCAAACGATAAATTAAGCAGCATCAATCTTTCGGTTTTCGCTATTTCCATGGAACCACTGAAGAATTTTACGCTTCGGGTAGGGTCCAGCTATCGCGAGATCAAACCGGCCTCACCTGGTTTTAGCCTGGCATACTATACAGATGCCTCCCGTACCAGGACCGATTCTATCATCAACCAGTCTGAAATTTCTACTATTCTAACTTTTACTCCGGGAAGGAAGACCTCGGGTTATGGCGTCGAACGGCAGATCGTGAACGATGAAGAATTTCCGACCATTTTCCTGAGTTACAGTCTTGGGGTAAAAGAAATCCTGAATTCCGATTTTGATTATAAGAAACTGCAGTTATTTTATAACCAGCCGTTATTGATAGGAGGGCTGGGGCGTTCCAATCTCAGCATCGAGGCCGGGAAAACCTTTGGGGATATCCCTCTTGGCCTGTTGAGCGTGGTTCCTGGGAACCAGACCTATTTCGCGATGTACAATACTTTTCCAACCCTGAACTACTACGAATTTGTGACCGATTCGTATGCGGCGGCACATTTTGACCATAATTTCAACGGAAGATTTTTTTCCAGAATTCCCTTACTGCGCAAGCTGAATCTAAGAGAATTGGTTGGCTTTAGGGCTGTTTGGGGAGATATTTCTGAAGGTAGCAGGGAAATTGATGCTTCCGGGTTGCCGCTTCGGGTGCCGAACCAGGACCCATTCTATGAATACAGCGTGGGAATAGGCAATATTTTCAAGATCCTGCGCATCGATGCCCATTTCCGCGGAAATTATTTCGATGTTCCTGATGCAAGATCCTTTGCAATTACGGCAGATTTCGGTTTTCACTTTTAG
- a CDS encoding pyruvate dehydrogenase complex E1 component subunit beta translates to MRTIQFREAVAEAMSEEMRRDESIYLMGEEVAEYNGAYKASKGMLDEFGPERVIDSPISELGFAGIGIGSAMNGNRPIIEFMTFNFSLVGIDQIINNAAKMRQMSGGQFNIPIVFRGPTGSAGQLGATHSQAFESWYANTPGLKVIVPSNPYDAKGLLKAAIRDDDPVIFMESEQMYGDKGEVPEEEYVIEIGKADIKREGNDVTIVSFGKIIKEAYAAADKLEEEGISCEIIDLRTVRPMDHDAIIESVKKTNRLVILEEAWPFGNVATEITYQVQSKAFDFLDAPIVKLNTADTPAPYSPVLLKEWLPNSEDVVKAVKKVMYK, encoded by the coding sequence ATGAGGACAATTCAATTTAGAGAAGCTGTTGCCGAAGCAATGAGCGAAGAAATGCGCCGCGACGAGAGTATTTACTTAATGGGTGAAGAAGTTGCCGAATATAATGGTGCTTACAAGGCCTCTAAAGGGATGCTTGACGAATTTGGGCCGGAGCGTGTGATCGATTCACCAATTTCTGAGCTTGGTTTCGCCGGGATCGGTATCGGTTCTGCGATGAACGGTAACAGACCGATCATTGAATTTATGACCTTTAACTTTTCACTGGTTGGAATTGACCAGATCATTAATAATGCTGCTAAAATGCGCCAGATGAGCGGTGGACAGTTCAATATTCCTATCGTTTTTCGTGGGCCTACCGGCAGTGCAGGGCAACTTGGTGCGACGCACTCGCAGGCTTTCGAGAGCTGGTATGCCAATACTCCGGGATTAAAGGTGATCGTGCCTTCCAACCCATATGATGCGAAAGGATTGCTGAAAGCGGCCATTAGAGATGACGATCCTGTGATCTTTATGGAGAGCGAGCAGATGTACGGTGATAAAGGGGAAGTGCCGGAAGAGGAATATGTAATTGAAATTGGTAAGGCCGATATTAAAAGAGAAGGAAATGATGTGACCATCGTTTCTTTTGGAAAGATCATTAAAGAAGCCTACGCCGCTGCCGATAAACTGGAAGAAGAAGGTATCTCCTGTGAGATCATCGATCTTCGTACCGTTCGACCAATGGATCATGATGCCATTATCGAATCTGTGAAGAAAACAAACCGACTGGTAATTTTGGAAGAAGCATGGCCTTTTGGAAATGTGGCTACTGAAATTACTTACCAGGTGCAAAGTAAAGCATTCGATTTTCTGGATGCACCAATCGTAAAACTGAATACCGCCGATACTCCGGCACCATATTCACCGGTTCTGCTTAAAGAATGGTTACCGAATAGCGAAGATGTTGTTAAAGCTGTGAAAAAGGTAATGTATAAGTAG
- a CDS encoding thymidylate synthase, with protein sequence MKQYHDLLKHVLEQGAVKGDRTGTGTKSVFGYQMRFDLSEGFPMVTTKKLHLKSIIYELLWFLKGDTNIDYLKENGVRIWNEWADENGDLGPVYGHQWRNWNSEEIDQIQEVIQTLKTNPNSRRMMVSAWNPSVLPDTSKSFSENVANGKAALPPCHAFFQFYVADGKLSCQLYQRSADVFLGVPFNIASYALLTMMMAQVCGYEPGDFVHTFGDVHIYSNHMEQVALQLSRDPRPLPKMKLNPEIEDIFDFTFEDFKLENYDPHPAIKAKVAV encoded by the coding sequence ATGAAGCAGTATCACGATCTTTTAAAGCATGTTTTAGAACAGGGAGCCGTAAAAGGCGATCGCACCGGAACCGGCACCAAAAGCGTCTTCGGTTACCAGATGCGGTTTGACCTCAGCGAAGGTTTCCCAATGGTCACCACCAAAAAACTACATCTTAAATCGATCATTTATGAACTGCTTTGGTTCTTAAAAGGCGATACCAATATCGACTATCTTAAAGAAAATGGCGTACGCATCTGGAACGAGTGGGCCGATGAAAATGGCGATCTCGGGCCTGTTTACGGTCACCAGTGGAGAAACTGGAACAGTGAGGAGATCGACCAGATCCAGGAAGTCATCCAAACCCTGAAGACCAATCCTAACAGCAGAAGAATGATGGTTTCGGCCTGGAATCCTTCGGTTTTACCAGACACCTCCAAATCTTTTTCAGAAAATGTGGCGAACGGAAAAGCCGCACTACCTCCCTGCCACGCTTTTTTCCAGTTTTATGTGGCTGATGGTAAGTTATCCTGCCAGTTGTACCAGCGCAGCGCTGATGTTTTTCTAGGAGTACCCTTCAATATCGCCTCTTATGCCCTGCTTACCATGATGATGGCTCAGGTTTGCGGTTACGAGCCGGGAGATTTCGTACACACTTTTGGGGATGTTCATATTTACAGCAACCATATGGAGCAGGTAGCACTGCAGCTTTCCAGGGATCCCAGACCCCTTCCAAAGATGAAACTGAACCCAGAAATCGAAGATATTTTTGATTTTACGTTTGAAGATTTTAAATTGGAGAATTACGATCCGCATCCGGCCATAAAAGCCAAGGTAGCGGTGTAA
- a CDS encoding electron transfer flavoprotein subunit alpha/FixB family protein encodes MSVLVYIESEEGKIKKAGLEVASYAKAVAEKMSASVTAITFNAEETSELGKYGVEKVLKVSNDKLAKFNAEAYSDAIKQAAEKEGSSVVVVSQSANAKYLAPLLAVQMEAGYASNVVGVPESTEPFTVKRNAFSNKAFSFTKIATDKKIIGLAKNAFGLVESNASASEEAFSPNLDAHDFDVEVQSVDKATDKVTIADAEIVVSGGRGLKGPENWGMIEEMADILGAATACSKPVSDMGWRPHSEHVGQTGKPVASNLYIAVGISGAIQHLAGINAAKTKVVINNDPDAPFFKAADYGVVGDAFEVVPKLNEKLKEFKEKNA; translated from the coding sequence ATGTCAGTTTTAGTATATATAGAATCAGAAGAAGGAAAAATCAAGAAAGCAGGACTGGAAGTAGCCTCCTATGCCAAAGCAGTGGCTGAGAAAATGAGCGCTTCCGTGACCGCTATCACTTTCAATGCAGAAGAAACTTCCGAACTTGGAAAATACGGTGTGGAAAAGGTCCTGAAAGTATCAAATGATAAATTAGCAAAATTCAATGCTGAAGCCTATTCAGATGCCATCAAACAGGCTGCTGAAAAAGAGGGCAGCAGTGTAGTGGTAGTTAGCCAAAGCGCCAATGCCAAATACCTGGCTCCACTTCTGGCTGTTCAAATGGAAGCCGGATACGCGTCGAATGTGGTAGGAGTTCCAGAAAGTACGGAACCTTTTACCGTAAAGAGAAACGCTTTTTCCAATAAGGCTTTCAGTTTTACCAAAATCGCTACCGATAAAAAGATCATTGGCCTTGCCAAGAATGCTTTTGGCCTGGTAGAGAGCAATGCCTCTGCTTCCGAAGAAGCTTTCAGTCCAAACCTGGATGCGCACGATTTTGATGTAGAAGTGCAAAGTGTGGATAAAGCTACAGATAAAGTCACCATCGCCGATGCAGAGATCGTTGTTTCCGGAGGTCGCGGCCTCAAAGGGCCGGAAAACTGGGGGATGATCGAAGAAATGGCTGATATACTCGGTGCGGCAACTGCCTGTTCCAAGCCTGTGAGTGATATGGGCTGGAGACCACACAGCGAGCACGTAGGCCAGACCGGTAAACCGGTTGCTTCTAACCTCTATATAGCGGTAGGTATTTCTGGGGCGATTCAGCATCTTGCTGGTATCAACGCGGCAAAAACCAAGGTGGTGATCAATAATGATCCCGATGCGCCATTCTTTAAGGCCGCAGATTATGGGGTTGTAGGCGATGCTTTTGAAGTGGTTCCGAAGTTGAATGAAAAATTGAAGGAATTTAAGGAGAAAAACGCATAA
- a CDS encoding energy transducer TonB — MKRLLVITCILLGGIGFAQAQQTSPVWPGCEDSGNVKKCFNQKLSQHVRENYVYPKNDAGEYVRGKVTVSFEIDENGKVNVLDIKGKNQQVNAAAEKMINKIPEMEPGTLQGEPDAREFTVPFNF, encoded by the coding sequence ATGAAGCGCTTATTAGTTATTACATGCATTTTACTTGGTGGAATTGGTTTTGCCCAGGCCCAGCAAACATCACCCGTTTGGCCCGGTTGCGAAGACAGCGGCAACGTAAAGAAATGTTTTAACCAGAAATTATCCCAGCACGTTAGAGAAAATTACGTTTACCCTAAAAATGACGCGGGTGAGTACGTTCGCGGAAAAGTAACCGTTAGTTTTGAAATTGATGAGAACGGTAAAGTAAATGTGCTGGACATAAAAGGAAAAAATCAGCAGGTCAATGCGGCGGCCGAAAAAATGATCAATAAAATACCTGAAATGGAACCGGGAACCCTTCAGGGAGAACCCGACGCCCGTGAATTTACAGTCCCATTTAATTTTTAA
- a CDS encoding TonB family protein, with product MKKILIAFFLLAGITTYAQEDVKVEGNTVTIKESSPVWPGCDNKADKDGCFNKMLMQHVKTNFKYPKNDKGEYIRGKVTIKMEVNEEGRVVVNSVDGKYPQLNAEAKRMMEAAPKMTPGKRGGKATAIKYTIPLTF from the coding sequence ATGAAAAAAATCTTAATCGCCTTCTTTTTGTTGGCAGGAATTACCACTTATGCTCAGGAAGATGTGAAGGTGGAAGGAAATACCGTAACCATTAAGGAATCTTCACCCGTTTGGCCCGGTTGTGATAACAAAGCCGATAAGGATGGCTGTTTCAACAAAATGCTCATGCAGCACGTGAAGACCAATTTCAAATATCCCAAAAATGATAAAGGCGAATATATCAGGGGAAAGGTCACGATCAAAATGGAAGTGAACGAAGAAGGCCGTGTTGTGGTGAATTCTGTAGACGGTAAATATCCTCAATTAAACGCCGAAGCCAAAAGAATGATGGAGGCGGCTCCCAAAATGACACCTGGAAAAAGAGGCGGCAAAGCCACTGCCATCAAATACACTATTCCGCTTACTTTTTAA
- a CDS encoding electron transfer flavoprotein subunit beta/FixA family protein — MKILVCISHVPDTTSKINFTDDNTKFDTNGVQFVINPNDEFGLTRAMWFKEKQGATVDVINVGGAETEPTLRKALAIGADSAIRVNTEAKDGFQVAKELANVVKDGGYDLVIAGRESIDYNGGMVPGMLAQMIKANFVNNCIGLEIEGDKATATREIDGGKETLSTALPLVIGGQKGLVEESDLKIPNMRGIMQARKKPLNVMEPANAASATEAVKFEKPAPKGEVKLIDPDNLDELINLLHNEAKVI, encoded by the coding sequence ATGAAAATCCTGGTATGTATTAGTCATGTCCCAGACACTACTTCAAAAATCAACTTTACGGATGATAATACAAAGTTCGACACCAATGGTGTTCAGTTTGTAATCAATCCGAACGATGAATTTGGTCTTACCCGAGCCATGTGGTTCAAAGAAAAACAGGGCGCAACCGTAGACGTCATCAATGTTGGCGGCGCCGAAACCGAACCAACGCTTCGTAAAGCCCTCGCCATTGGTGCTGATAGCGCCATCAGGGTAAACACTGAAGCTAAAGACGGTTTTCAGGTGGCTAAAGAACTCGCCAACGTGGTAAAAGACGGTGGTTACGACCTGGTCATTGCCGGAAGGGAATCTATCGACTATAATGGTGGAATGGTGCCTGGAATGCTGGCACAAATGATCAAGGCTAATTTTGTAAACAACTGTATTGGCCTAGAAATAGAAGGAGATAAAGCAACCGCCACCAGAGAGATCGACGGTGGTAAAGAAACTTTAAGCACAGCACTGCCTTTAGTGATCGGTGGTCAAAAAGGTTTGGTTGAAGAAAGCGACCTCAAAATTCCAAATATGAGAGGGATCATGCAGGCGCGTAAAAAACCTTTGAACGTGATGGAACCAGCGAATGCTGCTTCGGCTACGGAAGCGGTTAAATTTGAAAAACCGGCTCCAAAAGGTGAGGTAAAACTGATTGACCCAGATAATCTTGATGAATTGATCAACCTGCTTCACAACGAGGCCAAGGTGATCTAA
- a CDS encoding YihY/virulence factor BrkB family protein, with translation MSEDQTKTVYRGEEAQWPHQIPLKGWIDIAKRVFHEMKADNVQIVSAGVAFYFFLAIFPTIVAAISVYTLVIDPARIEQQISHVQLFLPQQSFGMLMNFLDPILNQSNHEIGWGLFISIIISIWSSNKGTSALFQGINIAYDEPETRHFIKKNILTLVFTLGGVVIGFISLLIVIFFPLLIEKLGLGAKIEHVLGWIRWVILGIILIFSLSMVYKIAPNRRSPRFRWVSWGAFLGTLVWLGGSIAFSWYVSNFGSYDDLYGSFAAVAILMLWLFLTAFIVLMGAEINSEMEHQTRYDTTIGKQKPMGERNAYHADRCAVDGDC, from the coding sequence ATGAGCGAAGATCAAACCAAGACCGTTTACCGCGGCGAAGAAGCGCAGTGGCCGCACCAGATCCCTCTGAAAGGCTGGATAGACATCGCCAAACGCGTTTTCCACGAAATGAAGGCAGATAACGTACAGATCGTTTCTGCGGGAGTTGCCTTTTATTTTTTCCTTGCTATCTTCCCCACGATCGTCGCGGCGATATCTGTCTACACCTTGGTGATCGATCCTGCCAGAATTGAACAACAGATCTCACATGTTCAACTTTTTTTACCGCAACAAAGTTTCGGGATGCTGATGAATTTCCTGGACCCGATCCTGAACCAGTCCAACCACGAAATTGGCTGGGGGCTTTTTATCAGTATAATTATCAGTATCTGGAGTTCTAATAAGGGAACCAGCGCGTTGTTTCAGGGTATCAATATCGCCTACGATGAGCCGGAAACCCGTCATTTTATCAAAAAGAACATACTCACCTTAGTCTTTACACTTGGAGGAGTGGTGATTGGGTTCATCAGCTTACTCATCGTTATATTCTTCCCATTGCTGATCGAAAAACTTGGTCTGGGTGCCAAAATCGAACACGTCCTGGGCTGGATTCGCTGGGTGATCCTGGGAATCATCCTTATTTTCAGCCTCAGCATGGTGTACAAGATCGCTCCCAATAGGAGAAGTCCCCGTTTCCGTTGGGTGAGCTGGGGAGCTTTCCTCGGAACACTAGTCTGGCTTGGCGGTTCTATCGCCTTTTCCTGGTATGTGAGCAATTTTGGCAGCTATGACGACCTCTACGGAAGTTTTGCTGCGGTCGCCATTCTCATGCTTTGGTTATTTCTCACCGCTTTTATTGTACTCATGGGTGCTGAAATCAATTCTGAAATGGAACATCAGACCCGTTATGACACCACGATAGGCAAACAAAAACCGATGGGAGAGCGCAATGCCTATCACGCCGATCGCTGTGCAGTTGACGGTGACTGTTAG
- a CDS encoding NupC/NupG family nucleoside CNT transporter, translating into MNRTWCALLLIVFSISSALSQTISKTWEFQQNDSIQQQRFGGASELHFNEGKFSFLKEEDTLAQGDYLYQNNLLVLFYNFPQDSIQHVRVAALEDNAMSLNMGGENFNFQARDPEVQEVVPAEVSKEIIPSQGLTLSSILRGVLGMFSLIVIAFLFSSNRRGINWKTVGLGLAAQLLLAIGVLKVTIVQKVFEFVGKIFVLILDFTMAGSEFLLGDLMNTDSFGFIFLFQILPTVIFFSALTSVLFYFGIIQVVVKGMAWVLTKLLGISGQESLSVAGNIFLGQTEAPLMIKAYLERMTRSEILLVMIGGMATVAGGVLAAYIGFLGGDDPELRLQFAKHLLTASVMAAPGAIVVSKILYPQTEKVNTDVSVSSESIGSNILDAIANGTTEGLKLAANVAAMLLVFIAFIAMINYILGYVGGLTTLNSLIAEYTPYSKFSLESILGLIFAPLMWLIGVAKEDVMLMGQLLGIKLAASEFVGYIQLAELKNPVNALSLQYEKSVIMATYMLCGFANFASIGIQIGGIGSLAPGQRKTLSEFGIKALIGGTLASLLSATIAGMIIG; encoded by the coding sequence ATGAACAGAACCTGGTGTGCCCTACTCCTGATCGTATTTTCCATCTCATCAGCTCTTTCTCAAACCATATCCAAAACCTGGGAATTCCAGCAAAACGACAGCATCCAGCAACAACGATTTGGCGGTGCCAGTGAGTTGCATTTCAATGAAGGGAAATTCAGTTTTTTAAAAGAAGAAGATACACTTGCCCAAGGCGATTATCTATATCAGAATAATTTACTGGTCCTTTTTTACAATTTCCCGCAAGATTCCATACAGCACGTTCGAGTTGCAGCACTTGAAGACAATGCCATGAGCTTGAATATGGGGGGTGAAAATTTCAATTTTCAGGCGAGGGATCCGGAAGTTCAGGAAGTAGTTCCTGCAGAAGTTTCCAAAGAAATCATTCCCAGCCAGGGGCTCACTCTTTCCAGCATCCTGCGTGGGGTTTTGGGAATGTTCTCTTTAATTGTGATCGCATTCCTCTTCAGCAGCAATCGTCGTGGTATTAACTGGAAAACCGTGGGACTTGGGCTGGCAGCCCAGCTGCTACTGGCCATTGGCGTCCTGAAAGTCACGATCGTTCAAAAAGTATTTGAATTTGTTGGAAAAATCTTTGTCCTGATCCTCGATTTCACCATGGCGGGAAGCGAATTTTTATTAGGCGACCTGATGAATACCGACAGTTTCGGCTTTATTTTCCTTTTCCAGATCCTGCCCACCGTAATTTTCTTTTCCGCACTAACCTCGGTACTTTTCTACTTCGGAATCATCCAGGTTGTGGTAAAAGGAATGGCCTGGGTGCTCACCAAACTTTTAGGAATTTCAGGACAGGAAAGTTTAAGCGTTGCCGGGAATATTTTCCTTGGCCAAACCGAAGCTCCCTTAATGATCAAAGCCTACCTCGAGCGCATGACGCGATCAGAAATCCTGCTGGTAATGATTGGCGGTATGGCGACGGTTGCCGGTGGTGTGCTGGCGGCGTATATCGGCTTCCTGGGCGGCGACGATCCTGAATTGCGATTGCAGTTCGCCAAGCATTTATTGACCGCTTCAGTAATGGCGGCACCTGGTGCGATCGTAGTTTCAAAAATACTTTATCCGCAAACCGAAAAAGTGAATACAGACGTATCGGTTTCTTCGGAAAGCATCGGTTCAAACATCCTGGATGCTATTGCAAATGGTACTACTGAAGGTTTAAAACTGGCAGCAAACGTGGCGGCAATGCTACTGGTATTTATCGCATTTATCGCCATGATCAACTATATTCTCGGGTATGTTGGTGGCCTTACCACCTTGAATTCTTTAATCGCGGAATATACCCCGTATTCCAAATTTTCGCTGGAATCCATCCTCGGGCTGATCTTTGCGCCTTTAATGTGGCTTATTGGGGTAGCCAAGGAAGATGTCATGCTCATGGGGCAATTATTGGGAATCAAGCTGGCGGCGAGTGAATTCGTAGGTTACATCCAGCTGGCAGAATTGAAAAACCCTGTAAATGCACTGAGTCTTCAGTACGAAAAGTCGGTCATCATGGCTACTTATATGCTCTGCGGATTTGCGAATTTCGCTTCGATCGGGATACAGATCGGTGGAATTGGTTCACTGGCTCCTGGTCAGCGTAAAACCCTTTCCGAATTCGGAATAAAAGCCCTGATCGGGGGAACCCTTGCGTCCCTGCTTTCCGCAACTATCGCCGGAATGATCATTGGCTAA
- a CDS encoding bifunctional nuclease family protein, giving the protein MSLVRLNIKGISYSQTQNGAYALILNEVGGERKLPIVIGAFEAQSIAIALEKEIKPPRPLTHDLFKNFSDRFEIVVKQVIIHKLVDGVFYSSLICERDGIEEIIDARTSDAIALALRFNAPIFTYKNILDKAGIYLKAEEAQREQQEKEKEEIISEELLQEEIELQGEDEDDSDYRKLSVSELNEMLSQAVAKEDYEKAARIRDEISKRK; this is encoded by the coding sequence ATGAGTTTAGTGCGCCTGAATATTAAAGGAATATCTTATAGTCAAACGCAGAACGGAGCATACGCTCTTATATTGAATGAAGTTGGCGGGGAACGAAAATTACCAATAGTCATTGGTGCTTTCGAAGCCCAGTCAATCGCCATTGCCCTGGAAAAAGAAATTAAGCCGCCCAGACCGCTTACACACGACCTGTTCAAGAATTTTTCTGACAGGTTCGAAATTGTGGTAAAGCAGGTGATCATTCACAAACTGGTAGACGGTGTATTTTATTCCAGCCTAATTTGCGAACGCGACGGTATCGAGGAAATCATCGATGCCCGAACCAGCGATGCAATCGCCCTGGCCCTGCGATTCAATGCGCCAATTTTTACTTATAAAAATATCCTGGACAAAGCCGGGATCTATTTAAAAGCCGAAGAAGCCCAGCGAGAACAACAGGAGAAGGAGAAAGAAGAGATCATTTCAGAAGAATTGCTGCAGGAAGAAATCGAGCTTCAGGGTGAAGACGAGGATGATTCAGATTACCGGAAATTGTCTGTTTCTGAGCTGAATGAAATGCTTTCACAGGCCGTTGCCAAAGAAGATTACGAAAAAGCGGCCCGCATTCGGGACGAAATCTCCAAAAGAAAATAA
- a CDS encoding inorganic diphosphatase, with translation MSENFDTFDVLIEIPKGSRNKYEYDFELKKVRYDRMIFSSMMYPADYGFIPETLALDDDPLDVLVLVTEPTFPGVVMQCKAIGVFHMADEKGPDEKIICVPVSDPIWNRLTDLRELNGHMIKEIEHFFKVYKDLEKKKVDTGDFGNAEEARKIIKECVQRYENYEGDKSRFQIA, from the coding sequence ATGTCTGAGAATTTTGACACTTTTGATGTACTGATTGAAATACCGAAAGGAAGCCGAAACAAATACGAATACGACTTCGAACTGAAAAAGGTACGTTACGACAGGATGATCTTTTCTTCCATGATGTATCCTGCAGATTACGGATTTATTCCTGAAACCCTTGCGCTGGACGATGACCCGCTGGATGTGCTGGTCTTGGTTACAGAACCAACCTTCCCGGGTGTGGTCATGCAATGTAAGGCGATTGGCGTTTTCCATATGGCTGATGAAAAAGGTCCTGATGAGAAGATCATCTGTGTACCGGTTTCAGATCCTATCTGGAACAGGCTTACAGATCTTCGTGAACTGAATGGCCACATGATCAAGGAAATAGAACATTTCTTTAAAGTGTATAAAGACCTTGAAAAGAAAAAAGTAGATACCGGTGATTTCGGAAATGCAGAAGAAGCTCGAAAAATTATCAAGGAATGCGTGCAACGCTACGAAAACTATGAAGGCGATAAGTCGCGTTTTCAGATTGCGTAA